TGGCATCCCCGCCATACGGGCAACATGAATACCAAAACTATGCTCACTGCCTCCGCGCTTCAGCTTACGGAGGAAAATCACTTTATTATTAAGCTCTTTTATTGAAACATTATAATTCTTTACCCTTGAAAATGAATTTTCCATCTCATTAAGTTCATGATAATGAGTAGCAAAGAGGGTCTTGGCCCTGAACTTGTTTTCATGAAGATACTCAACCATAGCCCATGCTATGGAGATGCCGTCGTATGTGCTTGTTCCCCTGCCTATTTCATCGAGAAGCACAAGACTGCGGTCAGAGAGGTTATTAAGAATACTGGCTGTCTCGTTCATTTCAACCATGAAAGTCGATTCCCCGAGACTGATATTATCGGAGGCTCCCACCCTTGTAAAGATTTTGTCAACCATACCTATCTTTGCAGCTTTTGCCGGAACAAAACACCCGGTCTGAGCCATAAGAACGATAAGGGCAGTCTGTCTGAGAAGTGCAGATTTCCCCGACATGTTCGGACCTGTAAGTATTACTATCTGCTGATCTTCGGTATCAAGAACAAGATCATTCGGCACATAGGACTCACCTGTAGGCAATTGCTTTTCAATAACCGGATGACGGCCTTCTGTTATGTCGAGGACCCTGGTATCATTCAGAAGAGGCCTCACATAATTTTTTTCTGAAGAAATCACAGCAAAAGACTGCAGGCAATCGAGACGGGCAATAAGTGAAGAGTTCAGCTGGATAGGAGGAATATATTCAAGTATCGCCAGCACAATGTCATTGAATAGTCTCGTTTCAAGTGATATGATCTTTTCTTCAGCGCCAAGTATCTTGCTTTCATATTCCTTAAGCTCTTCGGTTATATAACGTTCTGCGCTTACAAGTGTCTGTTTCCTTATCCATTCAGGCGGCACTTTATCTTTATGGGTATTTCTTACTTCAATGTAATAGCCAAATACATTATTAAAGCTGACTTTGAGCGAGGTAATTCCTGTTCTCTCGCTTTCACGTTTCTGCAGATCTTCAAGATATTCCTTTCCGTGGTACTGAATCTTACGCAGTTCATCCAGCTCCTCTGAAATTCCTGAAGCAATAGCATTGCCTTTTGTTATCTGTACTGGCGGATCATTATTAAGTTCCTTCTCAATCTTATCAGCAATCAGCTTACATGGATTCAGCTGTTCTGCCAGTTTAACAAGCGGAATAGATCCACTGTTATTACAGATCTCTTTCAGCGGTTCAATTGCGAAAAGAGCTCGTTTAAGCTGAACAACCTCCCTTGGATTAATCCGGCTTACAGCCACCTTTGAAATAAGCCTTTCAAGATCGCCCACCTGCCTGATAAGAGCGGCAATTTCATCTTTTGATGCCGGATTTTCTGTAAGATATTGAACAATATCGAGACGTTCATTTACAGGTTGCATATCCTTGAGAGGGAGAGCCAGCCATCGTTTCAGCAGTCGCCCACCCATGGGAGATATCGTACGGTCCATCACATCAATCAGGGTTCTTGCTCCCTCATAGGGTGAATGGAAAAGCTCAAGATTCTTTATCGTGAATTTATCGAGCCAGACATATCTGTTTTCCTCAATTCGTGAAAGATTTGTAATATGGCCGAGCTGCTCGTGCTGAGTGATATCAAGATAATAAAGGATAGCGCCTGCCGCAATAACACCGTATGTAAGATTCTGAACGCCAAATCCTTTAAGGGAAGAGGTTTCAAACTGTTTGGTCAGCCTGTCATTCGCAGCCTCGGGTCTGAAGATCCAGTCATCGAGCTTAAAGGTATAGAACTTAGGTCCAAAGTATTCAAGGAAAAGGTCTTTCTTTCCTTTCTCAAAAAGTACTTCTTTCGGCTGAAAATTATTCAGCATCTGATCTATATATTCTATAGTACCTTCCGAAGTAAGGAACTCGCCGGTGGATATATCCAGAAAAGCTACGCCTGCAATTTTCTTATCTATGTGAACAGCCGCAAGAAAGTTATTCTCCTTATGATTGAGAACATTCTCATTTAGGGAAACTCCTGGTGTTACAAGCTCGATTATACCCCTTTTTACTATCTTCTTGGTGAGTTTTGGGTCTTCCAACTGTTCACAAATTGCCACCCTCTGTCCGGCTCTTACCAGACGCGGAAGATACGTATCAAGTGCATGATAAGGGAAACCGGCAAGTTCAACAAAAGAGGCTGATCCGTTAGCTCTTCTGGTAAGTGTAATACCAAGTATTTCAGATGTTCTGATTGCATCATCTCCAAAAGTCTCATAAAAATCACCTACCCTGAATAGAAGTATTGCATCAGGATGCTTGGTCTTGATGTCGTAATACTGCTTCATCAGCGGTGTCTCTACATACTTATGGAGATCAGACATTTATTAAGGTTCTTATAATGGTTAGTTTATAATCAACCGGTAGTTAACAAAGATACACTCCCTATGGTATTAATAAAAGCCTTTTTTAAATTTATTAAGACTCCTGATCGTTTATTGAATGAATACACTTTTCAATTGTTTCTCTCTGTGTAACTCTGTGTAACCTCTGTGCAACTCTGTGTTAAAAAAAGAACTGTCACAGAGAGACACTGAGGTTACACAGAGAGACACTGAGAAAACATTATGAATATCATAGTTTCTATTAAAGAGAATATCTAACTTGGGAGTAAATATATGTGTATGAAGAAGGTACTTATTCTCGGAGCAGGACTGGTAGTTAAGCCGATGGTAGAATATCTGCTTAAAAATAATATTGGACTTACAATTGCCTCTCCTATGAAAGCGAGAGCTGATGAGATGATAATGGGCAATCCAAATGGCTCTTCTGTAGACTGGTCGATGGATGATCCTGAAACACTTGAGAGACTTGTTTCTGAGCATGATATCACTGTAAGTCTGTTGCCATATAAATACCATACCGATGTGGCAAAGATTTGTCTGCACTTTCATAAATCACTGGTAACAACTTCATATGTCCAGAAAGAAATGATCCCTCTTGATGAGCCGGCAAGGAAAGCCGGAGTACTGTTTCTGAATGAAATCGGGCTCGATCCGGGCATCGATCATATGTCGGCCATGAAGATTATCGATCATATCCATAATAAAGGCGGTAAGGTGGAAGAGTTCTATTCACTCTGCGGTGCCTTGCCGGCTCCGGAGTCTGCCGATAACCCTATGAAATATAAATTCTCCTGGAGCCCGAAAGGAGTAGTACTGGCCAGCCGAAACAGTGCTCTTTATCTTAAAAACGGGAAACAGGTTTTCATTGAACCGGTAAATCTGTTTAAAGACAGGTTCTCGTACAATTTTCCAGGGATAGGAGACCTTGAAGTTTATCCCAACAGGGACTCAATCAGTTATATGGATATATATGGCATCCCTGAAACAAAAACAATGTACCGCGGAACTTTCAGGTTTAAAGGCTGGTGCGAAACCCTCGATGCAATGAAAAGTCTTAACATGCTTGACGATACCATAAGAGATTACCAGGGAATGACATATTCTGAATTCCTTGCAGAGAGAGGCAATGTAACCACAAATGATCTTAAAAAGAATATAGCAGCCAGACTCGGACTTGATGAGGATTCGGTTGCTCTCAGATCGTTTGAATTCCTTGGTCTCTTCTCTGATGAAGTACTGAATTACAGATCGACATCTCCATTTGATATAACATCCGACAGGATGATAAAAAAAATGGTCCTGGCGGATAATGAACGCGATATGGTAATACTTCAGCATGTATTTCTGGCTGAATATAATGATGGGAAAAAGGAAGTGATCAAATCATCAATGCTCGATTTCGGATCTCCTTCAACAAATACCTCAATAGCAAGAACAGTTGCTCTGCCTGCTGCTATTGCCGTAAGGATGATTCTTGAGAACAAGATTCAGATAACCGGCGTGCACAGACCTGTAGTGCCTCAGATCTATAATCCTGTACTTGATGAATTAAAAACTCTTGGAATAGAAATGAAAGAGGAGTATGGGTTGCTGGAGAGTGAAATGATTTGCCCCCCTTTAGGGGGGTTGGGGGGCATTAAAATTTCAAATAAAAATCCTTTGTAAGTGCTTTATAATCATCTGTAAATTCATGCCGCTCACCACGTTCTATTGTGAGAATCTTCTCAGTCAGCTTGAGTCGCTCCCTGGAAAATGTCATTATTAAACGCCTGACATCAGATGTGGGCAATGGCTTTATTTTTAAGATTTTATTACAGTATAGTCCATACTGCTGGGCTTCAGCTATAAATATTGTGCCCTCAACATATGGCATGATAAGCTGAAAAATGCCACCATCATTAAGGAGTTTGGCAACACCATTAAGTAAATCGGCAGATGATAAGGAATCATTATGCCGGGCGGAAGATTTCCGCGGATCGGGATTTTTTAAAGAATCACTGAAGAAAGGCGGATTGGATACAATAAGGTCAAATTTTCTCTCCTCCGGATTAAAAGACTGGAGATCGCAGTTTATTAGTTTTATTCTGCTCCTCCATTTGCATTTGGCAACATTTTCCTCAGCCTGAAGGAAAGACTCATAATCAGGTTCAATCGAAACAATTTCAGCTTCACATCTCTGGGCAAGCATAATTGTTATCAAACCGGTTCCTGTGCCAATATCAAGTATGTATTTCCTGTTTATCGCATCAGCAACTGCCCCAAGCAGAACACCATCGGTGCCTACTTTAAATGCAGCCTTTTCCTGAAATATTGTAAACTCTTTAAAGGTGAAGTGACTGTTGGCCATTATCGGAATTATTAATTCAACTTCCCCGGATTATATTTACTTTTACAGCTCGTAAAATTAATTATATGAAGCTAAAGAAAGCTGATCTCAGGGAGTTTCTTGATGAGAAAGCAAATAAATATAACAACAGCGATTTTATTGAATCAGACCCGATAAGCATTCCTCACTCATTTACAGAAAAAGAAGATATTGAGATCTCCGGTTTTCTTGCAGCTGCCATTTCGTGGGGAAACAGAAAGATGATAATAAGAAATGCAACCCGGATGATGGAACTGATGGGCAATGCACCTTTTGATTTCGTTCTGAACCATAAGCCTGAAGAACTTAAAAGGCTAAGGGGATTTGTACACAGGACATTCAACGCCGATGACTTTATTTACTTCATAAAAGCCCTTCAGCATATATACCTTGAGAAGAACGGACTGGAAGCACTTTTCAGGGAATACAGCACAAATGATTCTCTGCAGCCTGCTATTCATCATGTCAGGAACATATTTTTTGAGCTGCCTCATTCCTCACGCACCGAGAGACAGCTCTCTGATCCGTTTAAAGGATCAGCAGCAAAAAAAATAAACATGTACCTGCGCTGGATGGTAAGAAACGACAACAGGGGTGTTGACTTCGGGATCTGGGATTCTATTTCGCCCTCAATCCTTTCGTGCCCGCTTGATGTGCATTCAGGTAATGTTGCTAGGAAACTCGGGTTGATAACACGGAATCAGAATGACTCTAAAGCGGTTAATGAATTGGATATGAATCTCCGTGAGATGGATAGTGAGGACCCGGTAAAATACGATTTTGCCCTTTTCGGACTAGGTGTTTTTGAAGGTTTCTGAGACTCTGTACGTTTTGGGTATAAAACAATCTTAAAGACTATGATAATTAGAACATTATTAATTTCACTTTCTCTGATCACCATCCTGCCTCTGAAGGCACAATATCCTGTTTTTCAGGGTTGTCCGGTGACAATAGACTTCTCAAAACATCTTCGCGATTGGGATGGCTTTGGTTTCAATTATGTTGAAACAGCCCAGACAATTGATTATGAAACCGATGCAAAAGATTATGGAGGATTCAGCATAATGACAGAACAAAGCCGTAAGGAGATAACTGATCTTGTATTCGGTGAAGAAGGTCTGAAACCAGGGCTGATCAAAATGTTCCTCGATCCTTTTCACCAGGATAAACCGGGAGGGAACTATGACCACGAGTCTTCAACTTCCAACATGAGATTGTTTGTGAGAATGGGAATTGAGAAGACACGCTCACGTGGAGGAGATCTGCAGATCATAACCACACTTTACGGACCTCCTGCCTACATGACACTTCAGAAAGTTATGCGTGGACGTGACCTTGATCCATCGAATAAAACTGATCTGGCTAACTACCTGATCGACTGGGCGAAATTCCTGAAAGACAAAGAGAAGTTCCCTGTCAGGTACATTTCCCTTCATAATGAAGGTGAAGACTGGGAACGGTGGCCCTGGGACGGAAAAGAAGGTAATATCGGGAAAGGCCACGATTACAATTTGTTCTGGCCTACCTCACAGATTTGCGATTTTCTGACGTTTATGCAACCAATGCTCGACAAGGCAGGGATGAAAGATGTTATGGTTACAAACGGAGAACCGACTAACTGGTATCGTTTCAGCTTCTGGGGACTTCCCGAGGCTTTAGGATCAGATGCAACAGCTCTTGAGAATCTTGGTCTGATCACATCACATGGATTTTATGTTGGAGGTTATGAAAACAGGTGGTATGGAAGTCATACCGGCCAGGGAGTAAATTACCTCAGGTCATTGAGACCGGAGCTTCATGCATGGGTTACTTCAACTTCATGGAGCAAAATGGATTCGAGGTTCGTGAAAGAGATCTGGGGAAACATTTATGAGGCAGGTGTAAACGGTCTTATTCCGTGGGCCGGGATACAGAGGCCTCCTTTGTGGGTCGGAGGAGATCCCAATCCTGGCTGCGCATTTATAGTAAATGAAGATGGCAGTTGGGAGATTACGCCCGGTTACTATTTCTACAAACAGGTAACCAGAGCAGGCCAGTCTGGGATGAAAGTCGCATACACAATGTCCATGGACAGCGAGATTCCTGTAATTGCTTTCTCTGCCAACACGACAAAAAACAAAGATGCATTTGTGATCACTAATACTAACATGAGCAAGGCAAAAAAGGTAGAAATTACATTAAAAGGTACAAAAACATTTAAGTTTATGAGCTACAGAACGAGTGCCAACGAAGAGAATTACAGAGACCTTGGAGAAGTTACTGTTTCAGGCGGTAAACTTATCTATGATGCTCCGCCTAATTCATCAACAACATTTTTTGCTGTTAATTAATTAACAATAACCGCTGAAACATCAATTATTGAAATGAAAACTAGCAGAAGAAACTTTCTTGCAACCACGATTACTGCAGGAATCGCAACAGTAATTCCGGGGTTTGATCAAATAAAAGGATCTGTTAACGACCGGTATAAAATTCTGGATGATATCTTGAAGAAACCTGTCCTGAAGAGGGATCTCTTCAGGGAACCGGTAATTATCGAAAGGGTTGAACTCCTCAGGTATAATGATTCATTTCTGTGCAGGGTTATATCAGAAAAGGGAGAAGTGGGAATTTCAGTATCCAACGACATGCAGATGAGGTCGTTGTATCCTGTATTCATGAACAGGATAAAACCATATTTTAAGGGAAAGGATGCAAGAGATCTTGAAAATCTTCTTGAAGGTGTTTATGTTTATCAGAGCAATTACAAACTTCAGAATCTTGCATTATGGGTCCCCCTTGCTACGGTCGAATTTGCAATACTCGACATGCTGGGACAAATATCGGGAAAAAGTATCGGGGAACTTATAGGAACCATACATAACAGGGACATCGCTGTTTACCAGGCTAATGGTGATAGGGGTATAAGTGCAGAAAAGACAATTGAGCGGATGCTTAAGGAAGTTGAAGAGTCAAAGGCTAAAGCGGTGAAATTCAAAGTTGGCGGAAGAATGAGCAATAATTATGAAGCTCCGGCAGGAAGGACAGAAAAGCTAATCCCGCTTGTAAGAAAAACTTTTGGAGACAAAATGGTATGTTATGCAGATTCAAACGGTTCATATACTGCTGATGAAGCGATAAGGATAGGGAAATTGCTGGAAGAATACAAAATGGATTTTTACGAGGAGCCTGTTCCCTTCGACTGGTATGAAGAAACAAAGCAAGTATCTGACGCATTAAAGATCCCTGTAGCAGGTGGTGAACAGGAGCCAAGTCTGCATATGTTCCGCTGGCTGATAGCCAACGATGCTCTTGAAATAGTTCAGCCCGATATGTTCTATTTTGGTGGAATGGTAAGGTCGATAAAAGTAGCAAGAATGGCTCAGGCTTTCGAAAAGGCGTGTACACCGCATATTTCTGACTCCGGCTTAGGTTATCTATATATGATGCATTTTGTTTCGGCCATTCCCAATCCGGGACTTTATCATGAATTCAAAGGCTTTAATAATGAAATCCCATTTACCTGTCCAACATCTTCATTAGAAAGCAATGATGGAATAATAACGGTTCCAAC
This genomic stretch from Bacteroidales bacterium harbors:
- a CDS encoding saccharopine dehydrogenase NADP-binding domain-containing protein gives rise to the protein MKKVLILGAGLVVKPMVEYLLKNNIGLTIASPMKARADEMIMGNPNGSSVDWSMDDPETLERLVSEHDITVSLLPYKYHTDVAKICLHFHKSLVTTSYVQKEMIPLDEPARKAGVLFLNEIGLDPGIDHMSAMKIIDHIHNKGGKVEEFYSLCGALPAPESADNPMKYKFSWSPKGVVLASRNSALYLKNGKQVFIEPVNLFKDRFSYNFPGIGDLEVYPNRDSISYMDIYGIPETKTMYRGTFRFKGWCETLDAMKSLNMLDDTIRDYQGMTYSEFLAERGNVTTNDLKKNIAARLGLDEDSVALRSFEFLGLFSDEVLNYRSTSPFDITSDRMIKKMVLADNERDMVILQHVFLAEYNDGKKEVIKSSMLDFGSPSTNTSIARTVALPAAIAVRMILENKIQITGVHRPVVPQIYNPVLDELKTLGIEMKEEYGLLESEMICPPLGGLGGIKISNKNPL
- a CDS encoding TIGR02757 family protein, yielding MKLKKADLREFLDEKANKYNNSDFIESDPISIPHSFTEKEDIEISGFLAAAISWGNRKMIIRNATRMMELMGNAPFDFVLNHKPEELKRLRGFVHRTFNADDFIYFIKALQHIYLEKNGLEALFREYSTNDSLQPAIHHVRNIFFELPHSSRTERQLSDPFKGSAAKKINMYLRWMVRNDNRGVDFGIWDSISPSILSCPLDVHSGNVARKLGLITRNQNDSKAVNELDMNLREMDSEDPVKYDFALFGLGVFEGF
- the mutS gene encoding DNA mismatch repair protein MutS produces the protein MSDLHKYVETPLMKQYYDIKTKHPDAILLFRVGDFYETFGDDAIRTSEILGITLTRRANGSASFVELAGFPYHALDTYLPRLVRAGQRVAICEQLEDPKLTKKIVKRGIIELVTPGVSLNENVLNHKENNFLAAVHIDKKIAGVAFLDISTGEFLTSEGTIEYIDQMLNNFQPKEVLFEKGKKDLFLEYFGPKFYTFKLDDWIFRPEAANDRLTKQFETSSLKGFGVQNLTYGVIAAGAILYYLDITQHEQLGHITNLSRIEENRYVWLDKFTIKNLELFHSPYEGARTLIDVMDRTISPMGGRLLKRWLALPLKDMQPVNERLDIVQYLTENPASKDEIAALIRQVGDLERLISKVAVSRINPREVVQLKRALFAIEPLKEICNNSGSIPLVKLAEQLNPCKLIADKIEKELNNDPPVQITKGNAIASGISEELDELRKIQYHGKEYLEDLQKRESERTGITSLKVSFNNVFGYYIEVRNTHKDKVPPEWIRKQTLVSAERYITEELKEYESKILGAEEKIISLETRLFNDIVLAILEYIPPIQLNSSLIARLDCLQSFAVISSEKNYVRPLLNDTRVLDITEGRHPVIEKQLPTGESYVPNDLVLDTEDQQIVILTGPNMSGKSALLRQTALIVLMAQTGCFVPAKAAKIGMVDKIFTRVGASDNISLGESTFMVEMNETASILNNLSDRSLVLLDEIGRGTSTYDGISIAWAMVEYLHENKFRAKTLFATHYHELNEMENSFSRVKNYNVSIKELNNKVIFLRKLKRGGSEHSFGIHVARMAGMPKSVVTRADEILKELEQSHEKKELKKPIADIAGHREGMQLSIFQLDDPVLKQIRDEILEIDIDNLTPVEALNKLYNIKKHLK
- a CDS encoding mandelate racemase/muconate lactonizing enzyme family protein, with the translated sequence MKTSRRNFLATTITAGIATVIPGFDQIKGSVNDRYKILDDILKKPVLKRDLFREPVIIERVELLRYNDSFLCRVISEKGEVGISVSNDMQMRSLYPVFMNRIKPYFKGKDARDLENLLEGVYVYQSNYKLQNLALWVPLATVEFAILDMLGQISGKSIGELIGTIHNRDIAVYQANGDRGISAEKTIERMLKEVEESKAKAVKFKVGGRMSNNYEAPAGRTEKLIPLVRKTFGDKMVCYADSNGSYTADEAIRIGKLLEEYKMDFYEEPVPFDWYEETKQVSDALKIPVAGGEQEPSLHMFRWLIANDALEIVQPDMFYFGGMVRSIKVARMAQAFEKACTPHISDSGLGYLYMMHFVSAIPNPGLYHEFKGFNNEIPFTCPTSSLESNDGIITVPTGPGLGISIEKSYLDKHSIVR
- a CDS encoding methyltransferase codes for the protein MANSHFTFKEFTIFQEKAAFKVGTDGVLLGAVADAINRKYILDIGTGTGLITIMLAQRCEAEIVSIEPDYESFLQAEENVAKCKWRSRIKLINCDLQSFNPEERKFDLIVSNPPFFSDSLKNPDPRKSSARHNDSLSSADLLNGVAKLLNDGGIFQLIMPYVEGTIFIAEAQQYGLYCNKILKIKPLPTSDVRRLIMTFSRERLKLTEKILTIERGERHEFTDDYKALTKDFYLKF